The Equus quagga isolate Etosha38 chromosome 12, UCLA_HA_Equagga_1.0, whole genome shotgun sequence genome includes a region encoding these proteins:
- the TNNT2 gene encoding troponin T, cardiac muscle isoform X7: MSDTEEAVEEYEEEQEDQEEAAEGEAEAEAEDHAGEDGQEEEAKEAEDGPVEEFKPKPRLFMPNLVPPKIPDGERVDFDDIHRKRMEKDLNELQTLIEAHFENRKKEEEELVSLKDRIEKRRAERAEQQRIRNEREKERQTRLAEERARREEEENRRKAEDEARKKKALSNMIHFGGYIQRAETERKSGKRQTEREKKKKILAERRKVLAIDHLNEDQLREKAKELWQSIYNLEAEKFDLQEKFKQQKYEINVLRNRINDNQKVSKTRGKAKVTGRWK, from the exons ATGTCTGACACAGAAGAGGCAGTGGAAGAATATGAAGA GGAGCAGGAAG ATCAGGAAGAGGCAGCAGAAGGTGAGGCCGAGGCTGAGGCCGAGGACCATGCAGGAG AAGATGGACAAGAAGAGGAAGCTAAAGAGGCTGAAG atgGCCCAGTGGAAGAGTTCAAACCCAAGCCCAG GCTGTTCATGCCCAACTTGGTGCCGCCCAAGATCCCCGATGGAGAGAGAGTAGACTTCGAT GACATCCACCGGAAGCGCATGGAGAAGGACCTGAACGAGCTGCAGACGCTGATCGAGGCTCActttgagaacaggaagaaggaggaggaggagctcgTTTCACTCAAAGACAGGATC GAGAAACGGCGGGCTGAGCGAGCCGAACAGCAGCGCATCCGGAACGAGCGGGAGAAGGAGCGTCAGACCCGCCTGGCC GAGGAGCGGGCGCGGCGAGAGGAAGAGGAGAACCGGAGGAAGGCCGAGGACGAGGCCCGGAAGAAGAAGGCTCTGTCCAACATGATCCACTTTGGAGGCTATATCCAGAGG GCCGAG ACGGAGCGGAAAAGTGGGAAGCGGCAGACAGAgcgggaaaagaagaagaagattctGGCGGAGAGGAGGAAGGTGCTGGCCATCGACCACCTGAATGAAGATCAGCTGAG GGAGAAGGCCAAGGAACTGTGGCAGAGCATCTACAACCTGGAGGCCGAGAAGTTCGACCTGCAGGAGAAGTTCAAGCAGCAGAAATACGAA ATCAATGTTCTCCGGAACAGGATCAATGATAACCAGAAAGT ctCCAAGACCCGCGGCAAGGCCAAAGTCACCGGGCGCTGGAAGTAG
- the TNNT2 gene encoding troponin T, cardiac muscle isoform X8: MSDTEEAVEEYEEEQEDQEEAAEGEAEAEAEDHAGDGQEEEAKEAEDGPVEEFKPKPRLFMPNLVPPKIPDGERVDFDDIHRKRMEKDLNELQTLIEAHFENRKKEEEELVSLKDRIEKRRAERAEQQRIRNEREKERQTRLAEERARREEEENRRKAEDEARKKKALSNMIHFGGYIQRAETERKSGKRQTEREKKKKILAERRKVLAIDHLNEDQLREKAKELWQSIYNLEAEKFDLQEKFKQQKYEINVLRNRINDNQKVSKTRGKAKVTGRWK; encoded by the exons ATGTCTGACACAGAAGAGGCAGTGGAAGAATATGAAGA GGAGCAGGAAG ATCAGGAAGAGGCAGCAGAAGGTGAGGCCGAGGCTGAGGCCGAGGACCATGCAGGAG ATGGACAAGAAGAGGAAGCTAAAGAGGCTGAAG atgGCCCAGTGGAAGAGTTCAAACCCAAGCCCAG GCTGTTCATGCCCAACTTGGTGCCGCCCAAGATCCCCGATGGAGAGAGAGTAGACTTCGAT GACATCCACCGGAAGCGCATGGAGAAGGACCTGAACGAGCTGCAGACGCTGATCGAGGCTCActttgagaacaggaagaaggaggaggaggagctcgTTTCACTCAAAGACAGGATC GAGAAACGGCGGGCTGAGCGAGCCGAACAGCAGCGCATCCGGAACGAGCGGGAGAAGGAGCGTCAGACCCGCCTGGCC GAGGAGCGGGCGCGGCGAGAGGAAGAGGAGAACCGGAGGAAGGCCGAGGACGAGGCCCGGAAGAAGAAGGCTCTGTCCAACATGATCCACTTTGGAGGCTATATCCAGAGG GCCGAG ACGGAGCGGAAAAGTGGGAAGCGGCAGACAGAgcgggaaaagaagaagaagattctGGCGGAGAGGAGGAAGGTGCTGGCCATCGACCACCTGAATGAAGATCAGCTGAG GGAGAAGGCCAAGGAACTGTGGCAGAGCATCTACAACCTGGAGGCCGAGAAGTTCGACCTGCAGGAGAAGTTCAAGCAGCAGAAATACGAA ATCAATGTTCTCCGGAACAGGATCAATGATAACCAGAAAGT ctCCAAGACCCGCGGCAAGGCCAAAGTCACCGGGCGCTGGAAGTAG